From one Amaranthus tricolor cultivar Red isolate AtriRed21 chromosome 17, ASM2621246v1, whole genome shotgun sequence genomic stretch:
- the LOC130804149 gene encoding uncharacterized protein LOC130804149: protein MAATHTTAQVNINPRFALPLTSISWKHHKTAPRCALSPQNESRRIISISLVLLHSFSTLPPHAIAGSMFDRYVKRKKLEPLETYVPAVILTQLQIKDIEESLMNAIESQKVDQPQFAVYRSILRSGPAASFRSNIRAVAEYASDGGKGKTAFDDVDQCLRALDELDSLLLRASRNNPDATPKLMKEKISTAVNALNSLLQTVPSDILETAKAIADAYRTPESNEAPQELDQDLKELQSIL, encoded by the exons ATGGCAGCAACCCACACAACGGCGCAAGTTAACATCAACCCTAGATTCGCTCTTCCTCTAACTTCAATCTCATGGAAACATCACAAAACTGCGCCAAGGTGCGCATTGTCCCCTCAAAATGAGAGCAGGCGAATAATCTCCATTTCTCTCGTCCTACTCCATTCTTTCTCTACACTTCCTCCTC ACGCAATTGCCGGTAGTATGTTTGATCGTTATGTGAAAAG GAAAAAGCTTGAACCTTTGGAGACCTATGTGCCTGCTGTCATTCTGACTCAATTGCAGATTAAAGACATAG AGGAAAGTCTGATGAATGCTATAGAGAGCCAAAAAGTTGATCAGCCTCAATTCGCTGTGTACAGGTCAATTTTACGGTCTGGCCCTGCTGCTTCATTTCGATCAAATATTAGAGCT GTCGCAGAATATGCTTCTGATGGTGGAAAGGGTAAGACTGCATTCGATGATGTCGATCAGTGTCTCAG AGCTCTGGACGAACTTGATTCTTTGCTTCTTCGCGCTTCAAGAAATAATCCTGATGCGACACCCAAGTtgatgaaagaaaaaataagcaCAGCAGTGAATGCATTGAATAG CCTCCTTCAAACTGTACCATCTGACATTTTAGAAACAGCAAAAGCAATTGCAGATGCCTATCGGACTCCGGAAAGCAACGAGGCGCCTCAAGAGCTGGATCAAGATTTGAAAGAATTGCAATCAATTCTATGA